In Populus alba chromosome 1, ASM523922v2, whole genome shotgun sequence, a single window of DNA contains:
- the LOC118055386 gene encoding exocyst complex component EXO70C2, translating into MERDLSEKNPPEKQLSNNSDSSDNEENATNITTNLNANHHDHPETETCDQLVSQSPKAGVKVEESDNTRHEIEEVHHEEKENEEKIGDTPPPEIHYTLETVSQDIDQFITTLSATPKDAKETIVEEEKDEKAPMEIPVFVEKFLDLVEEKVAKHELNEGKGKWGQNPEEDSSFLEAVNRISKLTSSLDGLRSDPNHAALISRIGGIQQRAMACLEDEFRFTLEDIKHNDQDPNTDAKGKQHEADRCVLPESESAETDNFLGYSDDAVSKLNRIAKEMIGGGFESECCHVFMMIRGHAFDECFAEIGFEKISIDEVQKMQWEALEREIPLWIKAVKEYASIYFVKELKLAEAVFSNYSSISSSLFSNLTRSVLIQLLNFAEAVAMTKRSAEKLFKFLDMYETLRDSLPAMGALFSEEYENELKTESTTARCRIGEAAICMFCDLENSIKSDTGKTPVPGGAVHPLTRYTMNYLKYAGEYIATLEQVFREHSKIERADSTSRPRYESESQNFNNDNDEENQSPFSNQLVRVMDLLDSNLEAKSKLYKDIALSCIFMMNNGRYIVQKIKGSTEIRQMMGDPWCRRKSSELRNYHKNYQRETWSKLLGCLGHEGLQVNGKVIKPVLKERFKSFNVLFDEIHKAQSSWVVSDEQLQSELRVSITAVVIPAYRSFMGRFSQYLTPGRQTEKYIKYQAEDLETYIDELFDGNSASGARKRP; encoded by the coding sequence ATGGAAAGAGACTTGTCTGAAAAAAATCCGCCTGAGAAACAGCTTTCTAATAATTCAGACAGTTCTGACAACGAAGAAAATGCCACCAACATTACTACCAACCTCAATGCCAATCACCATGATCACCCCGAGACTGAAACCTGTGATCAGTTGGTGTCCCAGTCACCTAAAGCAGGGGTGAAAGTGGAAGAATCAGACAATACACGTCATGAGATCGAGGAAGTTCATCACgaggagaaagaaaatgaagaaaagattgGAGACACCCCTCCTCCTGAAATTCATTACACCCTTGAAACTGTGTCTCAAGATATTGATCAGTTTATTACAACATTGTCAGCCACCCCGAAAGATGCAAAAGAAACAattgtagaagaagaaaaagatgagaAGGCGCCTATGGAGATTCCTGTGTTTGTTGAGAAATTTTTGGATCTTGTTGAAGAAAAGGTGGCAAAACATGAGCTGAATGAAGGGAAAGGGAAATGGGGTCAAAATCCTGAGGAGGATTCGTCGTTTCTTGAAGCTGTGAATCGGATTTCCAAGCTAACATCTTCCCTTGATGGATTGAGATCCGATCCAAATCACGCAGCATTGATCAGCCGCATTGGAGGGATTCAACAGCGAGCAATGGCATGCTTGGAGGATGAATTCAGGTTCACTCTTGAAGATATTAAACACAATGATCAAGATCCTAATACTGATGCAAAAGGGAAGCAACATGAAGCTGACCGCTGCGTACTGCCAGAATCTGAATCAGCAGAAACTGACAACTTCTTAGGATATTCTGATGACGCTGTTTCAAAATTGAATAGAATTGCCAAGGAGATGATTGGAGGTGGGTTTGAATCTGAATGTTGCCACGTGTTCATGATGATTAGGGGACATGCATTTGATGAATGCTTCGCCGAGATAGGATTTGAGAAGATCAGCATTGATGAGGTGCAGAAGATGCAATGGGAAGCTTTGGAGAGAGAGATCCCTTTATGGATCAAGGCCGTCAAGGAATATGCAAGCATTTACTTTGTCAAAGAGCTAAAGCTCGCCGAGGCTGTTTTCTCCAATTATTCCTCAATCTCCTCTAGCCTTTTCAGCAATCTTACGCGCAGTGTGTTGATCCAGCTCCTAAATTTTGCTGAAGCTGTTGCAATGACAAAGCGCTCTGCGGAGAAGTTATTTAAGTTTCTTGACATGTATGAAACTCTGCGCGACAGTCTTCCGGCAATGGGGGCTTTGTTTTCAGAGGAATATGAAAATGAGCTTAAAACAGAGTCAACAACAGCCCGGTGTCGGATTGGAGAGGCTGCAATCTGTATGTTTTGTGATTTGGAGAATTCAATCAAGTCTGACACAGGAAAGACTCCAGTGCCTGGCGGTGCGGTTCACCCGTTGACTCGCTACACGATGAATTATCTGAAGTATGCAGGTGAATACATAGCAACTCTTGAGCAAGTCTTTCGAGAACATTCAAAGATCGAACGTGCTGATTCAACAAGCAGGCCACGCTACGAAAGTGAGTCACAAAACTTTAACAATGACAACGATGAAGAAAATCAGTCTCCATTTTCAAATCAACTGGTGAGAGTAATGGACTTATTAGACTCCAATTTGGAGGCCAAGTCGAAGCTTTACAAGGATATTGCATTGAGCTGCATTTTCATGATGAATAACGGGCGCTACATTGTGCAAAAGATCAAAGGCTCCACAGAGATCCGTCAAATGATGGGAGATCCATGGTGTCGCAGGAAATCCTCGGAACTCAGGAACTACCATAAGAATTATCAAAGAGAGACGTGGAGCAAGCTCCTGGGTTGTTTAGGCCATGAGGGACTGCAAGTGAACGGAAAAGTAATTAAGCCAGTGTTGAAAGAGAGGTTCAAGAGCTTCAACGTGTTATTTGACGAGATCCACAAGGCGCAGAGCTCATGG